In Micromonospora cremea, the genomic window GCTGGTTCGCCGCCAACGTGCCTGCGCACGACGCCGTGGCCATCCACGTTGGTGCGCGCGTCTGACCATCGTCAGGAAGGGGCCCTTGTTATTGCTTCTTGGATAGGAAGGGCACCCTCCTAACAGGTCGGATACAGTGGTTTCGTGCCGTTTGACCGAATGACCCCGTCCCGCCGTCGGGGCGCCTGGGTGGCCGCCGCCGTCGCCGTGGCCGCGCTGTTGACCGCCGCGCTGCTGGTCGGCCAGGCCCTCACCCCGCACTCGGCGACCACCGACCGCTCTCCGGTGGCGGCGTCCGACCCGACGCCGAGCAGCGTCGAGCAGACCCCCGAGGAATCGGCGCCACCGGCCGCGCCCGCCCCGGACGGGCTGCCGGTGGTCGACTACGACCCCGCCCCCAAGGGGTTCCCCGCCGATCCGGCCACCATGGACACCACGCCGCTGACCGAGGGTGTGCACCCGACCCGGCGGATCGCCGCGTACGACGCGCCCGGCGGACGTCCGCTGGCCTTCCTCGAACCGACGCTCGCCGGTGTCGAGTTGACCGTGCCGATCGCCGAACGACGGGTCGGCTGGACGGCCGTCCTGCTCCCGTCGGCCAACCGGCGGCTCGCCTGGCTGCC contains:
- a CDS encoding L,D-transpeptidase; amino-acid sequence: MPFDRMTPSRRRGAWVAAAVAVAALLTAALLVGQALTPHSATTDRSPVAASDPTPSSVEQTPEESAPPAAPAPDGLPVVDYDPAPKGFPADPATMDTTPLTEGVHPTRRIAAYDAPGGRPLAFLEPTLAGVELTVPIAERRVGWTAVLLPSANRRLAWLPSGGFDTVALRDQIVVERKVHRLTWYRAGKAVRSWQTSLGQAGQETPLGRTFILGRTPPPQDVYGGVDIYALGSVPDDPESVPTGLRGAHIGLHSWYHDGELGKNTTNGCIRVTRSGQRELLAEVRPGSSLVVVDQLPTPPPTA